Sequence from the Argopecten irradians isolate NY chromosome 12, Ai_NY, whole genome shotgun sequence genome:
TTGCTTATCTGTTGTTGAGGCTACcattgttgttgttgctgttgttgctACTGTTGTTGCTGCTGTTGGAGCTGTTGTTGTTTGTATAGTTGGTAGAGGTTGCACTGAGGTTGGCGCCAATGTAAAGTCTATGGTATATTCCccttttcaaaaatgaaaataaaaatcataaaccTATTTggcaatatttcaatttcataaatgacaatttaatggttctattatatttgtttttacatccaaaattgtaaatttgaaaaaatataaaatcaattttatgcTTGCATTTTTCTAAACAAATATGTGTAACGAAAACAAGGCCTATACACTTAATTAccaattttatttgtatatccTGTTGATTATCTACAAGAAAGAAGATATTTGTTTAAAGAAGATGTAATGTCAACGGTTATATTCCAGCTTACGGGATACAGGTAATTCGTATGggacaaagggaggtaattctggCAGTGTCAGCACAATATCGTAAACATTACCTACCGTAGTCTGGATCTATCCACATGTTAGGGTCACAAAGGTCAACGGCGTCTTTCTGTGTGTTTCCGATAATCGAGGTGTTGTAAAATTGGAAACATGACATCATTCCTCCGAATGGTCTTTCGTAATCCCAGTTGGTCCCGAGAAGGATGGAGCCATTAGAAATGATTTTGAGCTTATCTGTACTGGAGAGAGAGTAAGTATCCTTGATCACTGTATGTGGTTCGACAGTGTGGTCAATCAGGAAAAAGTCAAACTGGTTATCTACCCACAGCATGTTAAAGTTGATACCAACAAACTGCCACTTAGAGTGTTGTAACACGAATGAGCTGGTGAGAGAGAACATGTTATTCTCTATGTCGTAGAACTGCGTCGTCAGTTTTCCGTTGGTTAGGCCGAGCATAAACCCAGGGTAGGTATCACTGCCCTCGTAAGCCAGTAACACCGCTGATAGACTGATTACGTCGACCGGAATGTATATGAAAAACATCCAGCACATAGCCTTCTCCCCATCCATAATACCATCTTCATTGTGTAAAGAGGAGTAGGATCCGTTCCCGGGGAACAGAAGAGCGTCTAACGTCCCGCCGTACACAGTAGGCCCGGGGGACAGGGGGACGCCATATAGATACGCCAGTCTGTAAGTAGAAAGGTCATCGTGTTCATTCTTCTGGGCATTTATTCCgacaataaaatgaaaaattcataCTCAATTTGGTCAATAAAAAGGTAGCATGTTGCAAATGGGTTTATAGATCAAAATGGTTATGAAGATCGATCTGGGCAGTAGCTGTAACTTTATAAACCTTGAGAGGGGTAAGGATGTTGTCTTTATATGTCCTTATTATACAAGTCAGGTGCAATTTACATACGAAATACAGGGTATTATTACTGTACATAATACGCGAAAAAACTTCAGGCAAAAATACCGtgcttcatttttttaaattataagtTTCCATTTGTTTCCAATGTTTTCTTCttggtttttcttttttttttccagtGTCATAGTATAACCAAGCTTTTCTATTTTtaatagtaaaatttaaatcGTTTTCCCAAAGCAAACCATGGTATTATCTCCATTTTCCTACAATAgtaaatacaaaagaaaattaattcaaaCTATCATCTGAGAACATCTACCCGAAAAAGAATTGTTTCAGTTAATTTAGCCTCCATCGTTTTGACGTTAGTATAGAGAATATGATGCCATTTTAGTATGATCACTTAGATATGTGTAGCAACTTTCCGATAATTAATCAACTATATGCGATTGTAAAACCTCATTCTCCTTGACTAgctggttttgttttatatttgtctgATGATAATTTGTTACTTTATCATTATTGTTGATGTATAGTCTATCATTTTAGTTCAAGGTATctcacatacattatatatcattttgcTCTCTGAGAATTCGTTTACAGTCCCTTGGTATGGCATTTTAGGCCACAATATTCTAAAAAGTAGTACAACATCATATAACTGAGTTAAACTTTCAAAAGACGTTTATCTTTGATCTTCTACAATATCATTAACAAACTGAACTTTCATCTACATGTAGTTTAATACTGTCATCATACCAGATCGGTTGAGAAGTAATTAGATCAAATGTTCATTGAGAACATTGCCATTTGGTGGTAGTACATTCTTTTAGTGATTTTAAAATAGTTTGTGGTTAAAATATCTCGCTCAtgttacaaaatacaacaaatgaCCTATAGACTAGTAAATCAATTTCGTTTTTAAAGAAAGAGCATGGTACACCGTGCAGTTTGTTTTGAAAGACTTGAGTAAACTATTTTTGATCTGATATATTCTTTGATTATGAAAGGCATACCGTCTCTAATACATTAGTACTCATTTAATGATATTCTACAAGTACTTGAAGGTAATTTGTTTACTATCACCAATAGCAGAAACCACTGACAGTCTAATTAGTACTACAATCGAACTCAgtgaaatatgaatatatctATCAAGACTGGGGTGGACTTAGATTGTGTGAAAACCGATATCATGGCTACgcagaaatataaaatatgtttttagcGTAGATATAAAAGGAATTGCCACTCTCAGCATTCTGGAATCAGTAACTTATGAAAGTGTGACACAACGTTACAAATTACCTTTTCTCTGTTGTTGGCACATTGTGCTTGGACGTCTGTATCGGCCAAAAGACGATTGGGGAGGGGTCCACTTTGGACAGGTTCAGTTCATTTTTACGAGACAGATGGACAGGATGTAGCGCTGTAACATGGTGAAGACTTCATGTAAAGTATCTTTACTAGTGACAcatcaagtttaaaatatagtTGGACTATTTTGTAATGTTGATATTTCAGAATCGGTGgacaatatatatgtacttaagggttaattttttatgttatggagatataacacaaacatcTGAGTGATCTCTAAATAAACCCCGAAGCGGTTTATGTTAAGAGAACACTCAGATTTCCAAAgcataaaacaattatattcaaattaatccttataattcaatttactaaagataatctcttccatactcaaaatttattttgggactcttttgtgaaatcattacgccgtcatctcagccaatcagaggcgaCGTTACAAACAGCGACGCCTTTTTTATgagctgataaagtaaatttttaagccaatgaaaatgctgtTTACAAGTAAAAGtgaattattttgatacaaaacaaCACTCTGTGTAACGATCATcttaataattatttgtttgattagGCTGTTATCATTAGGTTGATGAAAGCGCTTCATCCTCACATTTAATTATATgcgtaaaattattttttaacaatattccTTTTTTCAGCTCTCAGATATAGCATAGTGATCGCTACCAATTATGGCTTAGATACGACATGAAAGTTGTTTCTAATAATGTGATTTAAAGAAAGAGTGATTGCAGCCATGATTTACAGAGAGAGTGAGAAAATGAGAATCAAGAAAGATAGAAGGTACGAAGGAAGAGTTTGTAAATAGGCAGCGTAAGAATTGAGGTTATTCGTAAGTAAGGAAGCCTAGTGAGACAGACTATAGTGAGAGGAGAGAAACCAATATAGTTAAGCATAGGCAGCATggaagtgaaaaaaaatcaagaacgAAAACTTACCAAATTTGTCTCGTACGCATTTCATCTCTACATTTTATGTTCCTGCCATTAATCCTAGTGAATTATTACACCAATAGTAGAATGCAGGACGGTTACATAAATGACAAACtcttaaatatttaagtttatGCTATGGATGTttattgtattatgatgttatgatgtgtgccactttgataaaacaatattgtattgtattatgatgtaatgatgtgtgccactttgataaaacaatattgtattgtattatgatgtaatgatgtgtgccactttgataaaacaatattgtattgtattatgatgtaatgatgtgtgccactttgataaaacaatattgtattgtattatgatttTATGATGTGTGTCACtgtgataaaacaatattgtattgtattgtgatgttatgATGTGTGCCACTTAGATTAAAcactattgtattgtattatgatgttatgaaTTGTGCCacttttataaaacaatattgcattgtattgtgatgttatgatgtgtgccacttagataaaacaatattgtattgtattatgatgttatgatgtgtgccactttgataaaacaatattgtattgtattatgatgttatgatgtgtgccactttgataaaacaatattgtattgtattatgatgttatgatgtgtgccactttgataaaacaatattgtattgtatttgatgatgtatgatgtgtgccactttgataaaacaatattgtattgtattatgatgttatgatgtgtgccacttgataaaacaatattgtattgtatttgatgttatgatgtgtgcacttgataaaacaatattgtattgtattatgatgttatatgtgtgccacttagataaaacaatattgtattgatGTTATGATGTTATGTATGTGTGCCactttgataaaacaatattgtattgtattatgatgttatgatgtgtgccacttagataaaacaatattgtattgtattatgatgttatgatgtgtgccacttgataaaacattgataaaacattgtgcacttagataaaacaatattgtattgtattatgatgttatatgatgtgtgccactttgataaaacaatattgtattgtatttgatgttatgatgtgtgccactttgataaaacaatattgtattgtattgtgatgttatgatgtgtgccacttagataaaacaatattgtattgtatttgatgttatgatgtgtgccactttgataaaacaatattgtattgtattatgatgttatgatgtgtgtcactttgataaaacaatattgtattgtattgtattatgatgttatgatgtgtgtgccacttagataaaacaatattgtattgtatttgatgttatgatgtgtgccacttgataaaacatatattgtttgatgtatgatgtgtgccacttagataaaacaatatGTGATTGTATTGATTTATGATGATGTGTGCCacttgataaaacaatattgtattgtattgatgttatgatgtgtgccacttgataaacaatattgtattgtatttgatgttatgatgtgtgccacttagataaaacaatattgtattgtattatgatgttatgatgtgtgccacttagataaaacaatattgtattgtattatgatgttatgatgtgtgccacttagataaaacaatattgtattgtatttgatgttatgatgtgtgccacttgataaaacaatattgtattgtattatgatgttatgatgtgtgccacttagataaaacaaatattgtattgtatttatgatgatgttatgatgtgtgccactttgataaaacaatattgtattgtattatgatgttatgatgtgtgccactttgataaaacaatattgtatt
This genomic interval carries:
- the LOC138305117 gene encoding uncharacterized protein, whose product is MTAIHTYSVFILVFALHPVHLSRKNELNLSKVDPSPIVFWPIQTSKHNVPTTEKRLAYLYGVPLSPGPTVYGGTLDALLFPGNGSYSSLHNEDGIMDGEKAMCWMFFIYIPVDVISLSAVLLAYEGSDTYPGFMLE